From a region of the Candidatus Stygibacter australis genome:
- a CDS encoding methyltransferase domain-containing protein, producing the protein MNLKEITEKNRIAWNAVMPYHQKAKKEEWDTNFIQSGYIIQQEPELGKLLDVGIAGKKIIHLCCNNGRELLSLKNMGADFCLGVDISDNAIKGAKERASVCNIAVDYLRSDVYDLGDEYTGCFDLVYMTIGGLVWLPEIKRFFAIVNRLLKPGGEFFIYDSHPFSNLLPWEGDANTKVEITQPYFHPEAWEWSDGMDYYGGAEYEAPVHYEFTYTLSEILMALIDNKIEIRFMGEYEKDISCGFEWLEQRSMKLPLSYILIGQKQKDINDGDKTNKSGRSKNCRI; encoded by the coding sequence ATGAACCTGAAAGAGATAACAGAAAAGAATCGGATAGCCTGGAATGCCGTGATGCCCTATCATCAGAAGGCAAAAAAAGAAGAATGGGACACAAATTTCATACAGTCTGGTTATATTATACAGCAGGAACCTGAACTGGGTAAGCTGCTGGATGTGGGAATAGCAGGTAAGAAGATCATTCATCTCTGCTGTAATAATGGTAGAGAACTGCTTTCGCTCAAAAATATGGGTGCAGATTTCTGTCTGGGAGTAGATATCAGTGATAATGCCATAAAGGGAGCCAAAGAACGGGCTTCAGTATGCAATATTGCTGTGGATTATCTTCGCAGTGATGTCTATGACCTGGGAGATGAATATACAGGCTGCTTTGATCTAGTTTATATGACAATAGGCGGTTTAGTCTGGTTACCAGAAATCAAGCGTTTCTTTGCGATAGTAAACAGATTATTAAAGCCGGGCGGAGAATTCTTTATTTATGATTCTCACCCATTCTCAAATTTATTGCCCTGGGAAGGCGATGCTAATACAAAAGTGGAAATCACTCAACCCTATTTTCATCCTGAAGCATGGGAGTGGAGTGATGGAATGGATTATTATGGGGGTGCAGAATATGAAGCACCTGTGCATTATGAATTCACCTATACTCTCTCTGAGATATTAATGGCACTGATCGATAATAAGATCGAGATCAGGTTTATGGGAGAATATGAAAAAGATATTTCCTGTGGATTTGAGTGGCTGGAGCAGAGGAGTATGAAATTGCCCTTATCATATATCTTGATAGGGCAGAAGCAAAAGGATATTAATGATGGAGATAAAACAAATAAATCTGGAAGGAGCAAGAATTGTAGAATTTGA
- a CDS encoding aminopeptidase: MFDELKRKLNGRYEEEYEIALQNCEEMLEETREQNDNWERYFHFLGLKYKMSCQLIEDWTESFYLNHQIDELQALNKQLFAGVTVEEYATSFANPAYAVQEFGEEMGKLVVGVAAMIQPLYHKAVENQHFEVTLFGSMLIKLYQAKREADIWKEIIQETLMRRDDDRAEYQQIKQYSPDNRAYLEIVEISDLTDLRYLYQYLHYIGPNEIETAKFLNNYPDDKVTRLAKTLVDAYIKGFESDNKDYHIKDTVRVMYNIGQEQIVRKVIRMLKGHGLSALITFVGSTKVNPQYNFDHRYDSAIYLNQEIVDQSISIYAEASARTADLLKGYSGGIYFDRFGEKLFSPEQKDECLKLDPEQQQLMKRLSINSSQIRDKYAPRSETSFCIIGFPVPEIGNQFTEIFENTAEINMLESEHWETIQQKIIDVLDKADYVEVKGKDDNLTDIRVQMQKLLIPEKQSNFCNCGADVNIPVGEVFTSPQLEGTNGILHVTDIYLNDLHYDNLKLTFEDGFATEYTCTNYEDAEKNHKYVFESLFLPHVKLPLGEFAIGTNTLAYLMAKKFNILPQMPVLIIEKMGPHFAIGDTCFSWEEDKPVFNPDGKEIIARDNDVSILRKTDMNKAYTNKHTDITLPYEELAYITAVTESGERFDIIKDGRFVVPGTEELNEPLEELDKMK, encoded by the coding sequence ATGTTTGATGAATTAAAAAGAAAACTCAATGGGAGATACGAAGAGGAATATGAAATTGCTCTGCAGAATTGTGAAGAAATGCTGGAGGAAACCAGGGAACAAAATGACAACTGGGAAAGGTATTTCCATTTTCTGGGATTAAAATACAAGATGAGCTGCCAGTTAATAGAAGATTGGACTGAGAGTTTTTATCTTAATCATCAGATAGACGAATTGCAGGCATTGAATAAGCAGCTGTTTGCCGGGGTGACTGTAGAGGAATATGCTACAAGCTTTGCTAATCCGGCCTACGCAGTTCAGGAATTTGGTGAAGAGATGGGTAAACTGGTTGTTGGGGTAGCAGCAATGATCCAGCCTTTGTATCATAAAGCAGTTGAAAATCAGCATTTTGAGGTCACACTATTTGGCAGCATGTTGATAAAACTGTATCAGGCAAAGCGGGAAGCAGATATCTGGAAAGAGATCATTCAAGAGACGCTGATGCGCAGAGATGATGATAGAGCAGAGTATCAGCAGATAAAGCAATATTCACCCGATAACAGAGCATATCTGGAGATTGTGGAGATATCAGATTTGACTGACTTGCGATATCTATATCAATATCTGCATTATATTGGGCCTAATGAAATAGAAACTGCCAAATTCTTAAACAATTATCCAGATGATAAGGTGACCAGACTTGCTAAAACGCTGGTGGATGCCTATATCAAAGGTTTCGAGAGTGATAATAAGGATTACCACATCAAAGATACTGTAAGGGTCATGTATAATATTGGGCAGGAACAAATAGTTCGCAAGGTTATCCGTATGCTGAAAGGACACGGATTATCTGCTTTAATAACTTTTGTGGGTAGCACTAAGGTAAATCCTCAGTATAATTTTGATCACCGTTATGATAGCGCAATTTATCTTAATCAGGAGATAGTTGACCAATCGATAAGTATATATGCCGAAGCAAGTGCCAGGACAGCAGATTTGCTGAAAGGTTATTCCGGAGGTATATATTTTGATAGATTTGGTGAAAAATTATTCTCACCTGAACAGAAAGATGAATGCTTGAAACTTGATCCAGAGCAACAGCAGCTAATGAAAAGGTTGAGCATTAATAGTAGCCAGATCAGGGATAAATATGCACCACGTTCAGAAACCAGTTTCTGCATAATCGGCTTTCCAGTACCAGAGATTGGAAACCAGTTCACAGAGATATTTGAAAATACAGCAGAGATAAATATGCTTGAATCTGAGCATTGGGAGACTATCCAGCAGAAGATCATTGATGTGCTGGATAAAGCTGATTATGTGGAAGTGAAAGGTAAAGATGATAACCTTACTGATATCCGGGTGCAGATGCAGAAACTACTGATCCCGGAAAAGCAAAGTAACTTTTGCAACTGTGGGGCAGATGTGAATATTCCTGTGGGTGAAGTATTCACATCACCTCAACTGGAGGGGACAAATGGAATATTGCATGTTACAGATATCTACCTTAATGATCTGCATTATGATAACTTGAAGCTGACTTTTGAAGATGGTTTTGCCACTGAATATACCTGCACGAACTATGAAGATGCCGAAAAGAACCATAAATATGTATTTGAAAGTCTGTTTCTTCCGCATGTCAAACTGCCCTTAGGTGAATTTGCGATAGGAACCAATACTCTTGCCTATCTAATGGCAAAGAAATTTAATATATTACCTCAGATGCCGGTGTTGATAATCGAGAAAATGGGTCCCCATTTTGCGATTGGTGATACCTGCTTCAGTTGGGAAGAAGATAAACCTGTATTCAATCCAGACGGAAAAGAAATAATCGCCAGAGATAATGATGTGAGTATTCTGAGAAAGACAGATATGAACAAAGCTTATACCAATAAGCATACTGATATCACGCTTCCCTATGAAGAACTGGCATACATCACAGCCGTAACCGAAAGCGGAGAACGCTTTGATATTATCAAAGACGGGCGTTTTGTGGTTCCGGGTACGGAAGAACTGAATGAACCGTTGGAAGAACTTGATAAAATGAAATGA
- the hflX gene encoding GTPase HflX yields the protein MSHKESKGLIEVETKLQTAHLIGICENTLEEKEKSMQELKLLVKTMGLETESINIQKRDKPTIKYYTGSGFMKEVTEKMEEGDVLIFENDLQPSQIRNISKEFKIDIMDRTEVILEIFQQHVRSKEARIQVNLARYEYELPRLRNMWKHLDREKGTAATGGISRGSGEKQLELDKRYVRLKIRKARHDLAKIANQKEVQRQYRLAHFKKVCIVGYTNAGKSTLFNSLTDGNVLVEDKLFATLESTSKAINLGKGKDVILSDTVGFISKLPHHLVASFRATLQEVIGADLLLHVVDAADEEYNSHIKDVNIVLEEIKAGEIPRMLIFNKSDILPDDRKADISEEYPESLLVSASEKLGLDILLDEVDKKLNIAHVIEILIPHVEQKTISHLNELGVVLDREYRNEGVVMKVLLNEEDIYKFKNWKI from the coding sequence ATGAGTCATAAAGAAAGCAAGGGATTAATAGAAGTAGAGACAAAATTACAAACGGCACACTTGATCGGGATATGTGAAAATACGCTGGAAGAGAAAGAAAAATCTATGCAGGAACTTAAGCTGCTGGTGAAAACGATGGGTCTGGAGACAGAAAGCATAAATATTCAGAAGCGTGACAAGCCCACGATAAAGTATTATACTGGAAGCGGTTTCATGAAAGAAGTAACAGAAAAAATGGAAGAAGGTGATGTATTAATATTTGAAAATGATCTTCAACCTTCACAGATAAGAAATATCAGTAAAGAGTTCAAAATTGATATTATGGACAGAACAGAAGTGATACTTGAGATATTTCAGCAGCATGTGAGGAGCAAGGAAGCCCGGATCCAGGTAAATCTGGCAAGATATGAATATGAGTTGCCCCGTTTAAGAAATATGTGGAAGCATCTTGATCGTGAGAAAGGTACCGCAGCTACTGGTGGCATATCTCGTGGAAGCGGAGAGAAGCAGTTGGAACTTGATAAACGTTATGTTAGGCTCAAGATCAGGAAAGCCAGGCATGACCTTGCGAAGATCGCCAACCAGAAAGAAGTGCAAAGGCAGTATCGCTTAGCTCATTTTAAGAAAGTGTGTATTGTGGGATACACCAATGCCGGAAAATCAACTTTGTTCAATTCGCTCACAGATGGTAATGTTCTGGTGGAAGATAAGTTATTTGCCACACTGGAATCTACATCCAAAGCCATAAATCTGGGAAAGGGCAAAGATGTGATATTATCAGACACGGTGGGATTTATCTCAAAATTACCTCATCATCTGGTTGCCTCGTTTCGAGCTACTTTGCAGGAAGTGATAGGTGCTGACCTGCTTTTGCACGTGGTTGATGCAGCTGATGAGGAATATAATTCTCATATTAAAGATGTGAATATTGTGCTGGAAGAGATTAAGGCAGGCGAGATACCACGCATGTTGATTTTTAATAAATCTGATATTTTACCTGATGATAGGAAGGCGGATATAAGCGAAGAATATCCAGAATCTTTGCTTGTTTCTGCCTCAGAAAAGCTGGGATTAGATATTTTACTTGATGAAGTAGATAAGAAATTGAATATTGCACACGTTATTGAAATTCTTATTCCACACGTTGAGCAGAAGACCATATCTCACTTGAATGAGCTGGGAGTGGTCTTGGACAGGGAATATAGGAATGAGGGAGTAGTAATGAAAGTGCTTTTGAATGAAGAAGATATCTATAAGTTTAAAAACTGGAAAATATAA